A section of the Eublepharis macularius isolate TG4126 chromosome 1, MPM_Emac_v1.0, whole genome shotgun sequence genome encodes:
- the LOC129341115 gene encoding pantetheinase-like, with protein MDRFQLPICTVFFIGVALTASALEKYTAAVYEHAVILTGATPKLVTREEAVQQMNKNLDIFEEVTKTAAALGSHIIVLPEDGIYGWVFKRETLYPYLEDIPDPQVNWIPCIDPQRFGSTEVQERLSCMARNYSIYVVANMGDKKSCNSTDPKCPKDGHYQYNTDVVYDPKGKFLARYHKYNLFEWETPYFDFAKEPQFVNFNTSFGRFGVITCADILNFREPAISLVEVFKVDTILFPTAWTNGLPLLSAVQFHSAWAMGMRVNLLSANIHRPSLDLTGSGIFTPNGAKIYHFDMKTQKGRLLIAEIDACPRHSSTYPPPINWSLYASDPKHFFPQAEVFTGTIYFDNFTFTELSKEAGNHTVCQKGLCCHLSYKMAEKCNDEVYAFGVFDGLHVVEGEYYLQICTLVKCNTTDLKSCGQGVDTARTKFDNLSLSGTFNTSYVFPEILLTGTQLATGEFEVLKDGRLISNHGLSKPVLSVALFGRWFEKDPPHPQDASS; from the exons ATGGATCGTTTCCAGCTTCCCATTTGTACTGTATTTTTTATTGGAGTTGCCCTCACGGCTTCTGCCTTGGAAAAGTACACTGCTGCAGTCTATGAGCATGCTGTTATACTGACAGGAGCTACTCCAAAACTTGTCACGCGAGAGGAGGCTGTGCAGCAGATGAACAAAAATCTGGACATTTTCGAAGAAGTCACCAAAACAGCTGCTGCACTG GGCTCCCACATTATTGTGTTGCCTGAGGATGGCATTTATGGCTGGGTCTTCAAGAGAGAAACACTATATCCTTATCTTGAGGATATACCAGATCCGCAAGTAAACTGGATTCCATGCATTGACCCCCAAAG ATTTGGATCAACCGAAGTGCAGGAAAGACTCAGCTGTATGGCAAGAAACTACTCCATCTATGTGGTTGCTAATATGGGAGACAAGAAGTCATGTAACTCTACTGATCCAAAGTGCCCCAAAGATGGTCACTATCAATACAACACAGATGTTGTCTATGACCCAAAAGGGAAATTTTTGGCACGTTACCACAAG TACAACCTTTTTGAATGGGAAACTCCCTACTTTGATTTCGCCAAGGAGCCACAGTTTGTAAACTTCAACACCTCTTTTGGGAGATTCGGAGTTATAACTTGTGCTGACATACTTAACTTTCGTGAACCTGCCATATCGCTTGTTGAAGTCTTCAAGGTAGACACCATCCTCTTCCCAACTGCTTGGACGAATGGTCTCCCACTTTTGTCTGCTGTTCAGTTCCACTCAGCTTGGGCTATGGGAATGCGTGTCAATCTTCTTTCAGCAAATATACACAGACCTTCCTTGGATCTTACTG GAAGTGGTATCTTCACACCTAATGGTGCCAAGATATATCACTTTGATATGAAAACTCAGAAAGGTCGTCTCCTCATTGCAGAAATTGATGCATGTCCTCGTCATTCTTCCACATATCCTCCTCCTATCAACTGGAGCTTATATGCTTCAGATCCCAAGCACTTCTTTCCACAGGCTGAAGTATTCACTGGAACCATTTATTTTGATAATTTTACCTTCACTGAACTTTCTAAAGAAGCAGGAAATCATACTGTTTGTCAGAAAGGCCTTTGTTGCCACCTGAGCTATAAGATGGCGGAAAAGTGCAACGATGAAGTTTATGCATTTGGGGTTTTTGATGGGCTTCATGTGGTTGAAGGAGAATATTATTTGCAG ATATGTACACTAGTGAAGTGTAACACCACCGACTTAAAATCATGTGGGCAGGGAGTGGATACTGCTCGTACCAAGTTTGACAATTTGTCTCTCAGTGGCACGTTTAATACTAGTTAtgtatttccagaaattttgctCACAGGAACTCAGCTGGCCACAGGAGAATTTGAG GTATTGAAAGATGGACGTCTGATAAGCAACCATGGCCTGTCAAAGCCAGTCTTATCTGTAGCTCTTTTTGGGAGGTGGTTTGAAAAGGATCCCCCCCATCCACAGGATGCCTCCTCATGA